From Punica granatum isolate Tunisia-2019 chromosome 1, ASM765513v2, whole genome shotgun sequence:
ATCTTGTCTGAGAAATTTAGGCTGTGTGTTTAAAAGATGTAAGGAGACTAATCTGCTTCTGAACTGGGATAAACATCATTTTATGGTAAGAGAGGGAATAGAGTTAGGTCACAAGGTGTTAAAGAAAGGGATTGAAGTTGATCGAGCAAAAGTGAAGATAATAGAGAAGTTGCCACCACCCACTTTAGCAAAAGGAGtcaggagcttcttaggacatgCTGGCTTCTACAGGAGATTTATCAaggacttttctaaaatctctagacctctttgtaatttacttgaaaaagattctgcttttgttttttatgacagttttttgcaggcattcaatttattgaaggaGAAACTCACTTCCGCACCAGTGATCGTTGCACCTAATTGGGAGCTTCCGTTTGAGCCGATGTGTGATGCCAACGACTATGCTGTAGGAGCAGTACTTGGGCAAAGGAGAGGTAAGGTATTTCATGTAATATACTATGCTAGTAGAACTTTAAATGAGGCTCAGAGGAACTATGCTACAATTGAAAAAGAGCTTTTAGCAGTTATATTTGCATGTGACAAGTTCTGGCATTATCTGATAGGTTCTAAGATCATAGTATACACAGACCATGCCGccatgaaatatttgtttgccAAAGCTGATGCTAAACTTAGGCTAATTCGTTGGATTCTACTACTGCAAGAATTTGACCTGGAAATTAGAGATGCAAAGGGAACTGAAAATGTAGTGGCTGATCATTTATCCTGTTTGGAATCTGATTGTTTAGATCCACCCACTAATGAAAAGTTCCCTGATGAACAATTGCATGCAGTAGAAATCCAAGGATTACCTTGGTATGCTGATATAATCAATTACATGGTCAGCAAAATCACACCATATGGTTTGTCATCTcaacagaaaaaagaaatttttgcatGATGTGAAATACTATTTTTGGGACGAACCATATCTGTTTAAATGTTGTGTTGACCAAGTAATTAGACGCTGTGTGCCTGAAACTGAACAACTTAGCATAATACAACACTGTCATTTTAAGGAAGTaggaggccactttggtgcgGAAAGAACTGCAGCTAAGATCTTATCTTGTGGATTTTATTGGCCTATAATATTTCACGATTGTAGGAATTACATTATGTCTTGTGGTCAATGCCAAATGACTGACAATATTTCTAGGAGACATGAATTATCACAAAACAacattcttgtaattgagctTTTTGATGTGTGGGGAGTAGATTTTATGGgtccttttccctcttcttttcaaataaatatattcttgtgGCTGTTGATTATGTTTCAAAATGGGTAGAAGCAGTTGCTCTACAAAGTAATGACGCCAGAGTTGTAAtcagatttttgaaaaagaacatcTTTTCAAGATTTGGGGTACCTAGAGCCATTATAAGTGATGGGGGATCGCATTTTTGCAATCGGtagtttgaaaaattattatcaaaatatggagTTACTCATAAAATTGCCACCCTTTATCATCCATAGACTTGGGGACAGGTTGAGGTATCCAATAGGGAAATAAAGCGTATCTTAGAGAAAACAGTCATGCATCTAGGAAAGATTAGTCTTTAAAACTTGATGATGCATTGTGGGCTTACAGGACAGCTTTCAAAACCCCTATAGGAATGTCCCCATACAAGATTGTCTATGGTAAATCATGTCACCTACCAGTAGAGCTTGAGCACAAAGCATACTGGGCCATGAAATACCTTAACTTTGATTTACAAGCTGCAGGTGAAAAGAGATTGCTCCAGTTGAATCAGATGGCTGAGATGAGAGAGGAAGCATATGAAAATGCTAGGATATACAAGGAGTGAGCCAAGCGATGGCATGATAGGAACATCCTAAAGCGAGAGTTTTTGTCTGGTTAGAAAGTCCTATTATACAACTCTCGCTTGAAGTTGTTCCCAAGTAAGTTAAAATCTCGATGGTCCGAACCATTTGTTATTTCTAATGTTTTTCCCTATGGTGCAGTTGAGTTGAAGTTAGAAGACGACCGCACTTTTAAAGTAAACAGTCATCTTCTCAAGCATTACTTTGAAGGGGAAAACATTGATGGTGATGCCACTACGGTGGATCTAGCAAATCCGGTTGAAGAACTGGAAAAGTCGAACTAGCGACTATAAACTAAGTACTTCATGGGAGGCAACCCATGTTTGAGAGCCAAAGTCCCTGTTGGCTCTCAATTCTTTtgtttcatttgttttattttgctttGCTGCTGGTTTGTACTTTATCAAGCACCCACTCATTAGGTAGACTTGGGATATTTGTTGTTTGACTATTTTAGTTAAGATGTATTATTtgctatttttgttctttttgttgttttctttttttttttgaagccAGAGTGGATAAAAACTTCTAACTCTCTCTATTGCTATACCGATTGGAACTCCAATTGCTTCAgcttaatttttcgaaaccgGGGAAGTACAAGTATCTCCTTTTCTcttatgttttttatttttattttcgttttacTGGAGCTACATTAGGAACAGTGAGAACACTGTTTAATCTAAGTGTGGGGAAGGGAGATACTAAACAGATGGAGTATAAAATTGAGTACAGTGTTGATGTCTGAATTCtgtgatttaatttgttactcaTGACATCTGATGCCTGTCTTTGTTGATAAATGGTTATACTTCCTTATCACCTTGAACTATAATTGTCCTTAAGTTATCTGGCAATTGTTAGgccaaatttttttacaaattttttgATTGAAATCTAGAGATTGTAGAAAAATACTGTTGATAGCATTTGTTTaggaattttttgaaaaaattgactCACTTAGGTGCCCTACTCACCACTGttgtgatttttgtacttagttaaaattaattagtcaaatctttagaaatcaaatttacctagtttttaGCCCTAGAGTTTGAAGTTTAGTCGGTCAAGTtcttaagtgaaaaataaataggTCTACTTCTAGGCAAAGTTAGTTAGTATATCCTCTTTTTAATTGTTCTAATAGCACTTTAACATTTAGTGAAAGAGGTAGAAGAAGCTTTGTACTTAGTGATTCCTATaaaagaagtctgaaaagtgttagtgagcattcaaaaaaaaaagaagcaagcATAGCCTTTACTCCAATGACTCAAGAATTGAGTTATGAGTATCCTAACTTGAATGTTAGAGGGAGGAAGAGTTCGTAGGGGTCCCTTTAAAACCTAGTCACTTGGGTGATGAGCCCGGGATGTGTCGACTTAATGAACTCACTATAATGAGAAGGGCGGAAAGGCAAaagttcaaacaaaaattggactcgacaaaaaaatttactggaGAAAcagaaatgaaaaattgaatgcaaaaataaaaaaaatgaattaagactagtaataaaaaggaagaaaacctaGGGATGAAGAATATACCATATGCTTTCACTACCTTGTTGACTTGCTTAGACGGATAATTAGAGGGATCATATGCCTGCTAACAGCTGTGAAGtttaaatgtatatttttcattCTAGGACTGAGTATCtacttttgaaatagaaatcttaggctaaacgcttggattaaaatttgttttctctAGATTAGTTGGTTAATTTCAACTGTAGTACTCTGATTACATGTTTCTAGTTTGGTTTGAGTAGTGGGCACCACAAAAGAGCGAGTCATAAATTGTGAAATATCAAATGTTTGAATCagtgaatatgaaaatttactTTCTATGATAGATTTCTTTCTTTGGTCTAATTTATTTTGCTTGAGGACAAGCAAAAGTTCAAGTGTGGGGAAgttgataagggcatattatattcatattttattgtgcaattcatgttaaattatttttaattttatagaaattatatgaagttggtgcttaattatgtgtcgtttgatattgtaggtctttgaggacttggatggaattacgagcaatattgaggagttttccgcaatttggagccatcatatatctttcggaaatctttctttgttttggatataaaATATTCCTTATGACAAGTTTTGGAAGGACCATTATTTTCAGCTATCTTTTACCATTTttttaacctagagagtcATGGAGAGAGTCCGGGGGGAGAGAGTCTTGTTCTTGAGCCGTCACGTTGATCAATTGATTGAAAGCAAAGCATTGTTGAAGAGACTACTCTTTgaaggaattgttgggtttttgttttaggattcaatatcttgagtttactgctgaatatgaattttattgtAATGACTcctttgaattataattgtattttcaattccatgatgttTTCTAAGCTTCTcttgtgggaatatgatgaaaccctaggtagctaatatgatgattgtagCCATATTATATGATTAATAGATGTGTGGATGATTCgtgattgcaattcctataatttcaatttaaattcttaattggttataattgttagaaacactattgatacgggagttgatatagggtttgttaggaattcttgattagactaattagttaaatgcggaagctgcgttaattagtttagttagagattatccagggattaatgtaatgtttctagttagttattcgctaagacattagggataattaatttagggcattaggcaatcatagcactggaaggtgtatgatcgtaatttagagtccactattaattagagatgcgaaagctgattaattaattaggggtttaagactttaattttaaaggcttgataaactcacttgaatgACCACATAGCTATTgatctatataacatgatggcaatctgattagtgaaactagggtggattatgtttttcccactttcaattgatatattttcatacaattttctttatgctctttgtgacgatttaggttgattagtagttaattagttaattctctcaatttgattgcctagataataatagaatctaatataggtttagtacttaattaatcattGTGGGATCGTCACTCTATTCATCATTATATTACTTGATTAGACCCAGTGCATTTGCTGGTAGAATTCGCgcttatctttatatatattcacagcGGATCAACGGTGACTAGCTGTTGCTGAGGCATTGGTGGTTGGTTTTGCTTATGCTGCCTTTTAATGGTCTTTACTCTTTCGAGCTATTACTTAGTCGCCCTTTATTGGTCTTTATTGCCCCGTTTTTCTTAATGTGGagcttgaaatttttttttcatagttATAGGCTGCTAGCTAGACAATGAATTCTGCCGGTGCTAGCAACAGCAATACACCCGCTCTTACGCCATCTACTAGAGAATTCACCCCGAGTTCTTCTACCCCAAAAGCCATAAATAGAGGAAAATCTAATCCGACATGGGCACATTGCAAGGAAGTACCATCAGCAAATGGAAGGAAGGGTCTGCTATGCTTGTATTGCTCAAAAGTTCTCTTCGGTGGCGGTATAAATCAGTTTAAACAACATTTGGTGGGATTAAAAGGGAATGCAGAGTCATGTCGGAAGGTACCAGATCCTATTCGATTTGAAATGCAGGAACATCTAGTTGGGCTCAtgatggaaaagaaaaggaagcgtgatatgttagatgagcaaAATCCATATGCTCCAACCTCTAAGCATGATGATGAGATAGTAGAAATTGCACCTCTTCATTCAACAGCAAAAGGGAAGGCAACTCAAGTTACTCAATCAAAAGCAACGATGCCGAACaagatgaaaattaattcGTACTTCCAATCGAGAACAACACTGGGAGCTCAAAGGACATCCAAGAGTGTTTTGCAAAGCAAAGAAGTCACCGAGAAGTGTGATCTTGCAATTTCTAAGTGGATGCTGGCCACAAGTATACCATTTAATACGGTTAATTCTCCTTATTACCAGCAAGCAAACGATGCCATTGCTAGCATGGGGGCAGGTTATAAAGGTTTGGGATTTCATGATCTTCGGGGATACTTATTGACAAAAAATGTTGAGAAGGTGAGAAAGTATGTCGATAGCTACCGATCTATTTGGAAAGAGATGGGCTGCACGATAATGACTGATGGATGGACAGACCAATGCAAGAGAACTTTGATTAACTTTTTAGTTTATTGTCCTAAGGGAATTGTTTTCGTGAAGTCTGTCAATCCTTTATATGCTTCGAAGACTGAGGAGATGCTTTACAAATTATTCAAAGAGGTGGTCTTATTTGTTGGTCAAGAAAATGTTGCTCACTTTGTGATTGACAATGCCGCTAACTACGTGGCTGCTGGTCGCTTGTTGGAGCAGAAGTTCAAGACGATATTTTGGTCTCCTTGTGCTGCTCATTGcattaatttaattctcaGTGATATTGGTAAGTTGGACGAAGTGAATGATATTGTGACTCATGTTGTGGAGATTACTAATTATATCTATAATCATTGCTTTGCATTGAATCTGATGAGAAAATTTACTGGTGGACGAGAAATTCTACGCCATACTCCAACTCGTTTTGCCACTAATTTCATTGCATTGCAAAGTATTTTTGCACAACATAATGCTTTGAGGGCTATGACAACAATTTTTAGATGAAACTTCAAGGCTTAAAAGTGTGGTCCGAACATAAGAACAAACAAGAAGATGATGCCCgggaaagaaaggaaataaatgCAAAGTTGAGAGAGAAACCTGTTGTTCTGGAATCGATTCATTCTATTGCGAGTGAAGGTCCTAAAAAGTGGAAGATAAACATGGCGTTGGAAACTTCAGAATGAAGATTCCATTTTACAGACACATATTATATGCTGTGGCAAGAGGAATCAACGTTGAAAATAATGGCCTAGTTCGTTATAGAGTACTAGCTTTTCCTCTATCTAAACAGCTTGCAACCTCATCGTGCTCCATCACGGAACATTAGAAATCAGGCAGCGGGTAATTTCATCGACTAATAGTATCAGTTAAGCATAGCAAGCTCGTAATGATAATAACCAACAAAAAGGTCCTGAGTTGAAAGGATACATATCTTGCCAAAGTGAGAAAGGTTATGGTCAGTGATCTTTGTTAACAATACATATCAGCCAGCACCACCAGTACGGTGGTCTAGTGGTTAAGCATCAAGCGCtccacttgaacatcacgagttcGAACCTCACTGAGGACGTAGAGCTCGCCACTATGTGggtgtattatgggatggcGGTGGCCGGCCCATAATGCTTGATCCAGTGGGCCTTgacttaattcactagtgtGTTGGTGGGGCTGCGGTGACCAAGTTGGACTAAAGTCTCAGCGAGCTATGACGAAAGGAACATTCCGTGGCGGTTAGGTTCCCTTAGTTGGGGCAGCTACAGGGGGCTAATAACTCGACCTAGCCTTTTacctagcaaaaaaaaatacatatcaACAAGCTACTAGAAcacttatcttttttttattctttttttttaatggcaAGTACTCGGAACATCGACGAGAGAGGAGCTTCAAGTCTGAAgagaaatgaaataaatagacATACATATCTCAAATTCAAATGGAGAAGTATAATGACtagagagagggggggaggGAGAAAGGGGGAGAGATTACTAGATCAAAGGAGCTCTGCATCTGCAGACATCTAATGGAGTTATGGAGAGG
This genomic window contains:
- the LOC116207888 gene encoding uncharacterized protein LOC116207888, with the translated sequence MNSAGASNSNTPALTPSTREFTPSSSTPKAINRGKSNPTWAHCKEVPSANGRKGLLCLYCSKVLFGGGINQFKQHLVGLKGNAESCRKVPDPIRFEMQEHLVGLMMEKKRKRDMLDEQNPYAPTSKHDDEIVEIAPLHSTAKGKATQVTQSKATMPNKMKINSYFQSRTTLGAQRTSKSVLQSKEVTEKCDLAISKWMLATSIPFNTVNSPYYQQANDAIASMGAGYKGLGFHDLRGYLLTKNVEKVRKYVDSYRSIWKEMGCTIMTDGWTDQCKRTLINFLVYCPKGIVFVKSVNPLYASKTEEMLYKLFKEVVLFVGQENVAHFVIDNAANYVAAGRLLEQKFKTIFWSPCAAHCINLILSDIVPDFEPVVFGVGALLSWSSLDLSFYCA